The DNA sequence AATGTCGGACAACATAAACATGGTGTAATTCACATTTCTAACTTGTGTGGCAATTCAGAAAGTTACAGTGACAAAGGTTTTGCAAAATAATGTAACATCGGCAGTGCCGTATAGTACAAGGCATTGTTGGCATAGTTTCTTTAAGactgtatttcttttttacagttacaatatatgtctatatatatatatttatatttcttccctaacaaataataatatgtaaagACTGAGCTATTCTCGGAGATGCACCTGGGCCGGGTGATCGCGTTCCAGAGTTTGGAGTGATCCATAATCACATTATGCGCTTTTTAAAAGAATAACTAATCTGCCAGCAGGCTCCAGACTTGATACCTCATAATTAAGGCCTTGTCAACCACTTGGTCCTTGATTTCATttgctattttttaaaaaatccagttAAACGTCACATACGTAAACACCTATCAAAGTCCTATCAAACTCCACggggactttttttctttttaaatataatcagTAGCTCAAAAAAGATAAAGTAAGTCAGTGTAAAACAACAGACAGAGTGCAGTCAGCAAATATCCACGGCAACATACTTAGAATAATTTTTTGTGCAGATTATTTAAATGATGCATCGGTCTTTACAGTGAATAATACAAGTTTTACAAAATCCAAAAAGTAGTACTTGTTGTATTACAGAGTCTGAGATGGGCTTTCCAGTGTGTGAACACTAACTTCACAGCCTGTCAGTCTGCAACTGATATATAAACACTCCTCATACAGTCCGGGGCGCCGTACTGAATAAAAACACTACTTCTCTTTATTTGCAGTGTGGTGGTTGTGTGTCGGCCAGAGCGTTACATTTAGCACAGTCAatcagtctgtgtgtgcacatgaaAGCTCTCAGTACATGACTCGTCCTACTCCTTGGCCTCGTGCTCTAACTCTGACTGGGCCTCGCTGCCTCGGCCCAGCTGCTCTTCGATCTTGATGGAGAAGATGGTGTTGTTGGTCTGCGtgctctcctccatctccttcagCAGCTCTCCGCTCTCCCTGAAGTCCGTCAGCTCTTCCTCGAAGGccgggctgctgctgctgctgctgctgctggtgttggtGTTGCCTGCGGTGCTGTTGTTGTTACTGGGTTCCTTCAGCCCCTTGGCTGGGTGATTGACGTAGAAGCGCTGGTTCTGGAAGAACTTGATGATGGTGAGCTTGGGGAGGTCCAGCTGAGCCGACAGGGTGTGGATGGCCTCCTCGTCGGGGTACAGACCCACATCCTGGATGAAGCTCTGCAGGATGCCCAGAGCTTCCAGAGAGATCTTCCCTCCGCTGGTACGGGATTTGATGCTCCCTCCGCGGCTGACCTCGTCCTCCGTCTCGGCCGGAGAAGCGGTGGAAGGCTGGCGGGGCGGCAACCGGGGGCCGGTGGGTGGCTGCTGTAGCTGCAAGGGCTGCTGGGACAAAAGGGGTTGGGAGGGGTGctggagagacagggagggctGGTGCTGCTGTTGTGACTGGGGCGGCTGAGCCTGcagtgagaagaaaaaaaaagaaaagaaaagggaagagaaaggAGACGGGGATGTTATCAGTGAACACTTATCGGCGCATTAATAAGGCCTTTCATTAAAATCAATTGAGTTGTGAGGAAAAATGGGCCCACTGTGTATAGAACAGGCATCTGGTTGAAGGAATTTTCCATGTAATATCTCATTGAATGTAATCAGTTCTGCagatatgacttttttttttttggtggtggtggtgggagattgtgtctcattgtGGGGGTAGAGgcaacagcaacacacacacacacacacacacacacagagaaactgaAAAGACACAATCAGCCCTACACACAGTGGGAATTCACAGGGAAACTGGCCTCTCTATTATAGCCTCTGCTGCTTATCAGGCTCTATTGCCAGGCAGTGATAAACAAGCTCCCTGTGCACAATTCATGTTACGATGGTCTGGCTGATTTGCCGCAGTGTGAGAATGCTATCGATGGCTTTCACTCTGCCGTCAGGATCCCGTTAGTGTAAACACATGACACATTACTCGTAAAATGTCTCATTGTGTGGTTGGAGAGGGAGTGAGTGGGCAACTCGTGTTCCCTATTGACCCCGCAAAATGGGtgctcttttattttcatttctgagTCAGACACTGTAGAATAGGTGTTTCATAATGAAGTTTGCAAAACAGCACTTTGCACACACTCTGTTTGCCAGATGCATAAATGTACCCAAAGATGTGATTTTACAGCACCGATATACAGAGCTATGATAGTTCTTGTTGAGCTAATGTGAGCTAATTTGGCTAATGTGTCGTGTTAGTGAAGGACTGgcacaaaattaaaaaacactagTCTCTTATGGACGCAATAAAACGGCACcattaaataagaaataatcCTATTTTATCAATCTACAAGcatttgtgtttgcatgcaaaGTAAAACTCCCTCATTCCATATCTGCTGCTGGAATTGATTTGTAAGAGAAATCCTATTACCTTATTTATATCCAGTAAATGGCAGCCTTTGTGAAACACTGGCCATGTCTCCAAGTAACCAAATAACTAATCAAGTACTCAGCTGTGGCTCAGACTTTTAATAGAAGAATTATTGTACTTCATTAAGATATTTTGACCGTTAACCGAGGctctgtgttattttccattcaTCTACCAGATGTCTtttataaagcagctctgtTAAATAAGTTCAGGCTAATGATATCtttgaaaaaagggaaaaaaaaaaaaaaaaaaaaaaagaggctttgCTGAAAAGTAGGAACTTTTAAGTGTTGCTGTGTTTCTAATTACCAAGAGTTCATAAAAACTCTTAAGTGTTGTTTATTACATAATGCCTGGAAAATTAGTTAAGATTAAATGAAAAAGGGggaaatttttatttatttatttctttttgaaaaCAGCAGTTTAGAAAATGTAAGTAACATATGCTcaaatacagagaggagagtttCTCACCTGtgcttcatatatatattaaattacgGCTGCAACTAAAGATTACTGTCATCATCCATCAACTTataatctttaaaatgtcagaaacagTTAAAAACATAAAGTTGATGTCTTTGAATTGCTGGTTTTGaccaacagtaaaaaaaaaaacacaaatatattcactttactatcaaataagacaaagaaaagtcaTTATTGAGACGCTGGGACAGTGGAGGCTTTCTCTTTTTGACTAAAACTTGACTTCCTgtcgatcagctgatcaattaaTAGACTATTGATTTCAGCTCCAACATGAATCACAGAGTTAGGGtgaatgtatatgtgtgtgtgtgcatgcatagtCCATagttattctctttttttgcatttatgtCCATTTTTATTCAAGTCACACCTACGAAAACCTCTTTAGACGTGACTCCTGAGCTCTCTGCGGCTCTTCATCAGGACAGACGCCTGCGTGCTGTCTCACCTGTAGCTGCTCGGTAGAGATGTGCATCAGGTGCGTCGGCCGCTCGCTGTGGTGGCTGCTGTCCCGCGCTGCTCTCCTGCTCGTAGATGGCGTCGCGCTCCATCTGGGAAAGGCTCAGGAAGCGCCGGATCATGGAGAGGTTCTCCCAGAGCGTCCGGTTCTCCGGAGACGGATCCTCCTTCCAGCGGAGCAGCTCACACAGCCAACCCTGgagatatgagagagagagagagagagagagagagagagagagagagagagagagagagaggagatgagagagagagagagagagagagagagagagagagagagagagagagagagagagagagagagagagagagagagagagagagagagagagagagagagagagagagagagagagagagagaggtcagcAAAGCAGGTTTACAGACTGAATGTGTTGTAATTAGTTTCTTGGATGTAAAGATGTATTTAAAAGGTGTTTAAAGGTATTTTTAGGCCACATGATGTAAAAACTGGTTCACACAATCACATCCTGATTCATCTAAGAGGAGAACCAGATTATANNNNNNNNNNNNNNNNNNNNNNNNNNNNNNNNNNNNNNNNNNNNNNNNNNNNNNNNNNNNNNNNNNNNNNNNNNNNNNNNNNNNNNNNNNNNNNNNNNNNNNNNNNNNNNNNNNNNNNNNNNNNNNNNNNNNNNNNNNNNNNNNNNNNNNNNNNNNNNNNNNNNNNNNNNNNNNNNNNNNNNNNNNNNNNNNNNNNNNNNNNNNNNNNNNNNNNNNNNNNNNNNNNNNNNNNNNNNNNNNNNNNNNNNNNNNNNNNNNNNNNNNNNNNNNNNNNNNNNNNNNNNNNNNNNNNNNNNNNNNNNNNNNNNNNNNNNNNNNNNNNNNNNNNNNNNNNNNNNNNNNNNNNNNNNNNNNNNNNNNNNNNNNNNNNNNNNNNNNNNNNNNNNNNNNNNNNNNNNNNNNNNNNNNNNNNNNNNNNNNNNNNNNNNNNNNNNNNNNNNNNNNNNNNNNNNNNNNNNNNNNNNNNNNNNNNNNNNNNNNNNNNNNNNNNNNNNNNNNNNCCTTCCTTAGCTCcggtcttcccttccttccttccttccttcctttcttcttgtcttctctcctcttccttctcctccttcttttccttccttccttccttccttcctttagtgatccggcccacatgagatcaaattgggctgtatgtggcccttgaatgaaaatgagtttgactcctctgatgtAGAGTATTAGACTGATGAGTGCTAACACAGGTTTAAGTATCACATGTGACGGATTACATAACAGAGAAACTGTGAAGGGCCGCGCCGAGTTGTGAGCCATTACCCGACAGCGGACCACTCGACGGTCTAGCAGGGCGACTATGGTTTCAGACCTTTCCTACACACTCGTTAAGCTGCAcatcatccttcctcctttccttccttccttccttccctccttcctccctccctcccttcctcctctccttccttctttctcccttccttcctcctttccttccttccttccttcccttccttcctcatctctttccttccttcactccttcctccctcttcttcccttctcccttccttcctcctttccttccttccttccttcccttccttcctcatctccttccttctttcactccttcctccctcttcttcccttcctcccttccttcctttccttccttccgtcctcctgaCAGCGAAGCACTCGACGGTCTAGCAGGGCGACCGTGTGGTTTCAGACCTTTCCTACACACtcgttaacccttaaacagacaacgtgcaccaggagatacagactctttaaccattcgtgttgtcctcccgcgtccttcctctgtccttccttccttcatctgtccttccctccttccttccttcctcagatctaagttcagctgttagggtaaatgttccctccttctgtcctttcttccttccttcatctgtccttcctttcttccctccttcctttccttccttcttcctccctcctttccttccttcttccctcctttccttcctaccttccttcttccttcctcctttccttccttcttccctcctttccttccttcttccctcctttccttcctccttcctttccttccttcttccttccttccttccttccttccttagatctaagttcagctgttagggtaaatgttccctccttctgtcctttcttccttccttcatctgtccttcctttcttccctcctttccttcctaccttccttcttcctccctcctttccttccgtcttccctcctttccttccttccttcttccttccttccctcctttccttccttccttccttccttccttccttccttcatctgtccttccttccttccttccttccttccttcctcagatctaagttcagctgttagggtaaatgttccctccttctgtccttccttccttccttcatctgtccttcctttcttccctccttccattccttccttcttcctcccttccttcccttcctccctcctttccttccttcttccctcctttccttcctaccttccttcttccttcctcctttccttccttcttccctcctttccttcctccttcctccttcctttccttccttcttccttccttccttccttccttccttccttccttccttccttccttccttccttccttcatctgtccttccttccttccttccttcctcagatctaagttcagctgttagggtaaatgttccctccttctgtcctttcttccttccttcatctgtccttcctttcttccctccttcctttccttccttcttcctcccttccttcccttcctccctcctttccttccttcttccctcctttccttcctccttcctttcccgccttcttcctcccttccttcctcccttccttcccttcctccctcctttccttccttcttccctcctttccttcctccttccttccttccttccttccttccctccttccttccttccctccttccttccttccttccttccttccttccttactttaggtgtaaatgacataactagtaaggcctgtttaagggttaagctGCACATCATGTCTGCTCAAAACTCATGAATCCCAAACTCCAGATTTTCCATTTGTTCCTTCAAGTCGTCTGTGAAGTGTTAATGTGCTCCGTTGATTGACATCTTCATGAGTACTCTGGagagggacggggggggggggggggggggggggtggttgtgTGTTAAGTGGAGCATGTATACGTTATTTAAATGTGTCCTGCCTGCCTGCAGATGTGCATCCTATGAATGCCGCCTCGTGGTTGCAGTTTACATCCAGACTTATATAATGATTGTAGTGAAGACTCTTTAAAGGAgtataataaaacatgtattaagtCTATTATCTATCTGCAGCAAGGAAgctacaaatataaaacctcttTGTATTAAAAGGTGATAATAAAAGAGTCATAACTGagtttttttgctgtttaaGGTGTCAACACTTTTATAATagtggtctatggggaaaatacCTCTTGGGCCGTAAGAGGATTTTTAACTGCAATACCTTGAGTGACCACTAGGGGAACATATTTGTAAGACTGAACAGTGGAGCCTTATCCAGCTTTTATAATACATACATGGTCTCAATTTGAAGgagtataataataaaaatgtattaagtcTATTTGCTTTGTATGTGTTCACATGTTTGGCCAATAAAGCTGATTGTAGCCGAGACAGTATAGGCGATGCTTCAGATATGGATGCTGCAGCAAAGAAGCTACACATATAAAACCTCTttgtattaaataataaataaggtGATAATAAAAGAGTCATAACTGagtttttttgctgtttaaGGTGTCAACACTTTTATAATagtggtctatggggaaaatacTTTTTGGGCCATAGGGGGATTTTTAACTGCAATACCACGAGTGACCACTAGGGGAACATATTTGTAAGACTGAACAGTGGAGCCTTATCCAGCTTTTATAATACATACAAGGTCTCAATTTGAAGgagtataataataaaaatgtattaagtcTATTTGCCAATAAAGCTGATTGTAGCTGTGACAGTATAGGCGATGCTTCAGATATGGATGCTGCAGCAAAGAAGCTATACATATAAAACCTCTTTGTATTAAAAGGTGATAATAAAAGAGTTTTTTTGCTGTTTACGGTGTCAACACTTTTACAAACATCTCTTTTATAATAGTGATCTATGGGGAAAATACTTCTTGGGCCATAGGGGGATTTTTAACTGCAATACCTTGAGTGACCACTAGGGGAAATATGTTTGTAAGACTGAACAGTGGAGCCTTATCCAGCTTTTATAATACATACATTTGTTCTCTGAGTGCATGTTCATGAGTTTTCCACAATAGAAGATGAGTTATGTTAGTTCTGTACAAATAATGTAAGTTACTACTTTTAATTTGCACTATCCAGTCATGCTAACATACTCCATATCATGTGCAGTGAAGATATtggagtaaatgtactttaaggATGTGATTTCCCTTCTTGGGTGCAGACATCCCACTTGCCTCTTTGACTTCACACTTTTTTCTTATTCAATTAATAgattgtatttgtgttgtgtcTCACAGATGGGAGCAGGAGCAAGAGAGAAACATGCATatgcttacacacacagaaagtgaaATCCTCATACAGGCAGAGTGTGAAATAtgaggggaggtgggggtggtgggggggggggggtcttggGGGAGTATCAGACAAAACTACACTgaataatacacacattcaataAGGAAATAGGTTATTTGAGCAGATGTATGTCATAAATGAACATATGCATTTAAAGTATTCCTATAATTTGTATGTTTGGTTTTGCATctgctcttgtgtgtgtgtgtgtgtgtaggcctcTAACCCGAACCCTATGAGCTGAGCATGTTCATGTGAGACCCTCAGCTCCTTGTAATGACACGTTTTAAACActcatatatataaataacgAGACCCGAGGAGTTGAACATGGTCTGCCTGTAGTTTGATGAGGAGTTCCCAAACTTCTCCATGATAAGGACCCTCaaagagacagaacagaaaCCTTTTGATGGTGTTGAGTCCACCTGAGAAGAGTGTGTCCTTCCCTTCCAGAAgtaggtaaggaaagaaggccGAGTGTATTCAGTGTGTAACCTTGGAGATGATGAATAATACATTGCTATGAGCTTTACTGTCAGATACTCTATATGAGACAACCTGCATGCATGTTGGTAAGAAAGCAGAATGAAGTGAATTGGACTAGTTTAATTTCTCTGTCTccaaccctctaaccctaaccctcctggAGAGCTGCTGCCCTGCATGGTTTAGGCGTCTCCCTTCTcttaacacacctgattctaataattaactcgttATCATGCAGCTGAAACTTGTCAATGAGCTCGATAAcaagttcattattagaatcaggtgtgttagagaggggaagatacctaaaacatgcagggcagtagctctccatggagcagggttggagaccactgatACAATATGAGATCAGCTTATTTAATGCATGTCCAGTATGGAAGTATGAAGGAATGCAGAATATATTAATCATGTTGCTTTTCCTATAATTTGTATTTGgacttgtgtgtctgtggaaaTGTAAATTGATAGTTGGGCTGAGCATGTATTGATGTGAGATACTACATTAATATCAGAGTAGATTTTTGTTGTTGGGTATAATTTAGTCTAAAtgtcaatatatttattttagcaGTGATTACTTGTACATATGTCCCCAGTATAACATTATGATGGTCAATTTGAGAATTTAGTTGCAGTTGCAGGCGTGCAAGGAAGAAGAAATGCTAGATCTCGTAAATAAAGAAGGtatttaaagttataataaGTGTGTGAGGTCTGTAGGTTTAATCTTGGGGTTAAGGCCAATATTGAAATAGTcataatcattaaaaaaggaGCCTATAAGTTACATTTTAGTGACTATTTCATGAAGTGGGTTATTTATGTGGCAGTTAGACCTCAGTACCAGCAGCCAGACCTCAAGCATGTGTGTCTACAGGAACCTTCATgaggaaaatgtttatttgctGCGACACTGAGCGATTTCTACAAATATCACAAGAagatactgtactgtatctgcTGGGCCGCCTTTCTCCCCCAGAAACATGGCATACCACAGCGTGATGTGGCATCGTCTATGAATGCTTTCTTGGAAAACTTATCTTCTGTTGCCTGCTAATTTATAAAATAAGCAACAGCATGAGAAGCCCGGGGTAACAGAGTCAGTGATTCATCACTCAACATTCTTGTCGTAATTATGATTTCTATTTTGACATCTGGGGAAGTCTTTGAAGTGTGTTTTAATACCGTGGAGAGCCAGCGAACAGCCTAATGGAGACGGGAGTTTAAAAACTGTTCTGTTCTTGCCAGTCCTCGCTGAGCAATCACCCATGATACCCACCCGTGGCGAAACTCCTGCGTTTAGCACAAAACTGGAGCCTCTGTGAACCTTTCTCAGCTCGTGATGCAAGAAAGTGAAGCCAAGTTTTCTACAGCTGTGAACGGACAGAAGGTTGAACTCTGGCACTGAGCtgctttttgggtttttttacacTTCTTTTTAGGATATTTAACTTCTTCTATACTTGTATTTCAAcatcccctttttttttctccatcagaAATCATTTCAACAGCTCCACAAAAGCTGCTGTGACCATCTCCAAGATCGAGAACCATTGTTATAGAGACGTATTAGCCATCTGTGTGGGTAAAGCTTTTCTAAGGCTGAGGCAAATATGGCTGATCCTTATGAAAACAGATATAATGAGGAGGAGTATTATGCTGGAGTTCCTGTTATTTGTTGGTGCCGTCACCTCTGTTTGTCAGTGAGTAAGTCACTTGTTAAGTCAAAATCAAGAAATAATGAAGCTTAATGGTGTCTCTACTTtctcctgtcatttttttttttacctcttgaCACCTTCTGATCTCAACCTTTAGCAAAACGATGACTCCCCAGAGAGCGTCTGACACCCTAtgatctgttttcttttcttctgaacacacacaattttACACTCtggctttttttattcatgaaaaaaaaagaaagagcagaaCATCAAGGGAACGCCAGCCCAGACTGGCTGGCACACATCGCAGGTAACAGGTGAGGGTAATTTCCTAAAGGTGCAGACACCTGGCCTCACCTGGGGTTCACGGCGAGGTCAGAGCACCTGTGCTGTTCTTTATCTGAACTCCCTGCAGAGGGCTTTGCTATCATAGGTGTTCACaccttacatttatttatttcagactTTACAGGTGCTTCAGATACACTCAGCAGTAGAAGTGAAGATGCAGTAGAAGAGCCCAGGTACAGTCGGTTTGATGGGAAGAGGCACGACAGAACGTTGATTTCAATTGTTGTACGGTGAGCTCTTCACAAActtcaaatatatttacaataataaacaatCAATGATTCATTAGATGTGATATTTACAGTTATTACAAATAACATGTGTTCAGTGACTGCAGCTGAACGAGTCAGTAACCGGAGATGAAATCTCTTAGCAGTAGGTTTTAAAACAATTCACATTGTTTCATCTTTTGTTtccagaggagagaaaaaaaacacaaagcccTCTGGTGTCAAAAGAGTCTGGTCAAGTTAATGCCAAGAAATCTGTGGTACAATACAAACAGTTTAATTGTGTAATTAACAATCAATAACCACTTCTAGTTAGAACATTTCTGCAGAAAGGAACCGAGAAACACTTATAAAACAGTCAGTCGTAACAAAATAACTGGTGTTCTCATCGAAATCAactcataaaaaagaaacactttttaTACAGAATATTTATACAGGAATAGCTTTTGAATTGGATTGTTAACCAAAGGAAGACACATCGCAGACATCGATTTTCACACAGATTgcatatgtttttctttctaagGTGTTCTATAGGTTAGTCATTTTACCTAAGCTTATTTGCATGATA is a window from the Scomber japonicus isolate fScoJap1 chromosome 10, fScoJap1.pri, whole genome shotgun sequence genome containing:
- the LOC128366669 gene encoding DNA-binding protein SATB1-like, with protein sequence MHISTEQLQAQPPQSQQQHQPSLSLQHPSQPLLSQQPLQLQQPPTGPRLPPRQPSTASPAETEDEVSRGGSIKSRTSGGKISLEALGILQSFIQDVGLYPDEEAIHTLSAQLDLPKLTIIKFFQNQRFYVNHPAKGLKEPSNNNSTAGNTNTSSSSSSSSPAFEEELTDFRESGELLKEMEESTQTNNTIFSIKIEEQLGRGSEAQSELEHEAKE